In a genomic window of Neoarius graeffei isolate fNeoGra1 chromosome 13, fNeoGra1.pri, whole genome shotgun sequence:
- the LOC132896416 gene encoding uncharacterized protein LOC132896416, with protein sequence MEELARSHQGSSYHSVERTNRYVQEQYAYVKAEEPTYDPEQEKMADFTPSAAVRLKTADDSNLHNEPPSQCEMQHLSTKTTISAATAANAKQTPVKFTLKGEDAFHAPQPASEARRPWTSRHDLAYDNCSRVGECSSNASVLGKFLARRKLLTAGLTKFDDKPENYWAWRSAFSNATEDLGLNPSEELDLLIKWLGPESAVHARRVRSVRINHPGEALSMVWQRLEEVYGSPEAMETALFGKLERFPKVLNKEPKRLWELGDLLLEIEAAKEDGYLPGLRYLDTARGINPILEKLPFNLQEKWMVHGTKYKERHNTNFPPFSVFADFIRAEAKMRNDPSFAATAHSNIPPKGEKFSSKSVKTAIAVYKTEVDNSAKGNETKGSDNIKNQCPIHKRPHPLPKCRAFRAKLLDERKAFLKENGICFRCCSSTFHQAKDCKAIIQCSECNSDKHIAALHAGPAPWSTKPASGPLEEHGGEGEESTSASVTTSLCTEVCGDSTITKSCSKICLVDVYPKDQPEKKARAYAILDDQSNRSLARSSFFEMFDIADNTSPYTLKTCAGVSEAAGRRARGFVAQITDGKSSLALPTLIECDQLPDHRAEIPTPAAVKYHPHLKSLTSKIPPLDPKAEILFLLGRDIIQAHKVLEQRNGPPNAPFTQRLALGWVIVGDVCMNGAHVPSPVNTYRTYVLDNGRPSFMCPCLNKIEIKEKLNHTCQSQYPSISEQLSLSSDKMRLMGESIFCHTKDDEKTAPSMEDLAFLKIMEKELIQGDDNSWQAPLPFRSPRQCLPNNREQARTRLATVTKTLRKHPERREHFTAFMSKLFENGHAEVAPPLPPDQECWYLPFFGVYHPQKPGQVRVVFDSSAQHQGVSLNDVLLTGPNMNNSLLGVLLRFRREPVAVTTDIQQMFHCFVVREDHRNFLRFLWHRNNDLDDDVIEYRMCVHVFGNSPSPSVATYGLRRAAAEGEKEYGIEARLFVERNFYVDDGLLSVPSEEEAITLLHDTQDMLALSNLRLHKILSNRVAVMRAFPPDDLAKGMKDLDLSTDPPPMQRSLGVSWDISEDVFTFQVAEAEKPYTRRGVLSTVNSLFDPFGFAAPVSIQGRSILRERTTESCDWDDPLPEERYREWKLWRDSLQELQQLKIPRQYTSMSLSQASSKELCVFCDASTTAIAAVAYVRTIDASGSVEVGFVLGKACSTSSNDGSKARAVCCGPGCRDSRHDCG encoded by the coding sequence ATGGAAGAGCTTGCCCGGTCTCACCAAGGCTCATCATATCATTCAGTTGAGAGAACAAACAGATATGTTCAAGAACAGTATGCCTATGTGAAAGCTGAGGAGCCAACATATGATCCGGAACAGGAGAAAATGGCCGATTTCACACCTTCAGCAGCTGTTCGCCTCAAGACAGCTGATGATTCTAATCTGCATAATGAGCCACCTAGTCAATGTGAAATGCAACATTTGTCTACGAAAACCACAATTTCTGCTGCAACAGCTGCTAATGCAAAGCAGACGCCGGTAAAATTTACATTGAAAGGAGAAGATGCATTTCATGCACCACAGCCAGCATCTGAAGCGAGGAGGCCATGGACATCCAGACACGATTTAGCGTACGACAACTGTTCTCGTGTAGGAGAATGCAGTTCAAACGCATCGGTCCTCGGAAAGTTCCTAGCCCGCCGTAAACTGCTTACAGCTGGACTCACCAAGTTCGACGACAAGCCTGAAAACTACTGGGCTTGGAGATCTGCTTTCTCTAACGCCACTGAAGACCTGGGTTTGAATCCTAGTGAGGAACTCGATCTGCTAATTAAGTGGCTCGGACCAGAGTCTGCTGTGCATGCGAGGAGAGTGAGGTCTGTTCGCATCAACCACCCTGGTGAGGCCCTCAGCATGGTCTGGCAGAGATTAGAGGAGGTTTATGGATCGCCAGAGGCCATGGAGACAGCCCTCTTTGGCAAGCTTGAACGTTTCCCCAAGGTCTTAAATAAAGAACCAAAGCGGCTGTGGGAGCTGGGTGACCTCCTCTTGGAAATCGAGGCAGCTAAAGAGGATGGATACCTGCCTGGTCTGAGGTACCTGGACACGGCGCGAGGCATTAACCCGATCTTGGAGAAACTGCCGTTCAACTTGCAGGAGAAATGGATGGTGCATGGTACGAAGTATAAAGAGAGGCATAACACCAACTTCCCACCCTTCTCCGTGTTCGCCGACTTCATTCGTGCAGAAGCAAAGATGAGGAACGACCCGAGCTTTGCTGCTACAGCCCACAGCAATATACCACCTAAAGGGGAGAAATTCTCGTCGAAATCAGTTAAAACCGCTATAGCTGTGTATAAAACGGAGGTGGATAATTCTGCCAAGGGGAATGAGACCAAGGGCTCAGACAATATAAAGAACCAGTGCCCTATACATAAAAGGCCACACCCCCTACCAAAGTGCAGAGCCTTTAGAGCAAAACTACTGGATGAGCGTAAGGCCTTCCTTAAGGAGAATGGCATATGCTTCCGTTGTTGTTCCTCAACCTTCCACCAAGCTAAGGACTGCAAGGCTATCATTCAGTGCTCAGAATGCAACAGTGATAAGCACATTGCAGCCCTTCATGCCGGTCCTGCACCATGGTCGACAAAGCCAGCTAGCGGCCCTTTAGAAGAGCATGGCGGGGAGGGAGAGGAATCCACTTCTGCTTCAGTGACCACCTCTCTTTGCACGGAGGTCTGTGGAGACAGTACAATTACCAAGTCATGTTCCAAAATCTGTCTGGTTGATGTATATCCTAAAGACCAACCTGAGAAGAAGGCAAGAGCATACGCAATCCTAGATGACCAGAGTAATAGGTCGCTAGCGAGGTCATCCTTCTTTGAGATGTTTGACATAGCTGACAACACTTCTCCCTACACACTCAAGACTTGTGCGGGTGTGTCAGAGGCAGCAGGCCGCAGAGCAAGGGGGTTTGTTGCGCAGATAACTGATGGGAAATCCAGTCTAGCTCTGCCTACACTCATCGAGTGTGACCAACTTCCTGATCATCGGGCAGAGATTCCCACGCCAGCTGCTGTGAAGTACCATCCGCACCTGAAGTCACTTACCTCTAAGATACCTCCTCTTGACCCTAAGGCTGAGATCTTATTTCTTCTAGGAAGAGACATTATTCAGGCACACAAGGTCCTTGAACAGCGAAATGGCCCTCCGAACGCTCCCTTCACCCAACGGTTAGCCCTTGGTTGGGTGATCGTAGGGGATGTGTGCATGAACGGTGCACACGTGCCCTCTCCTGTCAATACCTACAGGACATACGTACTTGACAACGGTCGTCCAAGTTTTATGTGTCCCTGTCTCAATAAAATTGAAATCAAAGAGAAGCTCAACCACACTTGCCAGTCCCAGTATCCATCAATCTCAGAACAGCTGTCCTTGTCAAGTGACAAAATGCGACTCATGGGGGAGTCCATCTTCTGCCACACAAAGGACGATGAAAAGACAGCTCCATCCATGGAAGATCTTGCCTTCTTGAAGATTATGGAGAAGGAACTGATACAGGGTGATGACAATAGCTGGCAGGCTCCACTACCTTTCCGCAGTCCACGGCAGTGTCTCCCTAACAACCGTGAACAGGCGAGGACTCGTCTCGCCACAGTCACCAAGACGCTCAGGAAACACCCAGAGAGGAGAGAACATTTTACTGCGTTCATGAGCAAGCTCTTCGAGAATGGACATGCTGAAGTGGCACCACCTTTACCACCAGATCAGGAGTGTTGGTATCTACCTTTCTTTGGTGTATATCATCCTCAGAAGCCTGGACAGGTGAGGGTGGTATTTGACTCCAGCGCGCAACATCAAGGGGTGTCCCTTAATGATGTCCTCCTCACAGGCCCAAACATGAACAACAGTTTGCTCGGGGTACTGCTGCGGTTTAGGAGGGAGCCAGTGGCGGTGACAACTGACATTCAGCAGATGTTCCACTGCTTTGTCGTACGTGAGGACCATCGGAACTTTCTGCGCTTCCTTTGGCATCGCAATAACGACCTGGATGACGACGTCATTGAGTACAGGATGTGCGTGCACGTCTTTGGAAATAGCCCATCACCATCTGTGGCCACATACGGGCTCCGAAGAGCTGCTGCAGAGGGAGAGAAGGAGTACGGTATAGAGGCAAGGCTGTTCGTTGAAAGGAATTTTTATGTAGACGATGGCCTTTTGTCTGTTCCTTCGGAGGAGGAAGCCATTACTCTTCTTCATGACACTCAAGACATGTTGGCTCTCTCCAACCTCCGGCTTCACAAGATCTTGTCAAACAGGGTGGCTGTGATGAGAGCCTTCCCTCCTGACGATCTGGCTAaggggatgaaagatctggatctCAGCACAGATCCCCCTCCCATGCAAAGGAGTTTAGGAGTGAGTTGGGACATTTCAGAAGATGTATTTACATTCCAAGTTGCTGAGGCAGAGAAGCCTTACACAAGACGTGGGGTCCTGTCAACTGTAAACAGTTTGTTCGACCCATTTGGCTTCGCTGCCCCTGTAAGCATTCAAGGAAGGTCCATCCTGAGGGAGCGCACCACAGAGTCATGTGACTGGGATGACCCTCTCCCTGAGGAAAGGTACAGAGAATGGAAGCTGTGGAGGGATTCTCTGCAGGAGCTTCAACAGCTCAAGATCCCACGCCAATATACATCCATGTCTCTAAGTCAAGCAAGCAGTAAGGAGCTGTGTGTATTCTGTGATGCTTCCACAACGGCCATAGCTGCTGTTGCCTACGTGAGGACAATCGATGCAAGTGGCAGTGTGGAGGTTGGTTTCGTCTTAGGCAAGGCTTGCTCCACGTCCAGCAACGACGGTTCCAAGGCTCGAGCTGTGTGCTGCGGTCCTGGCTGTAGAGATAGCAGACATGATTGTGGATGA